In a genomic window of Chrysemys picta bellii isolate R12L10 chromosome 1, ASM1138683v2, whole genome shotgun sequence:
- the RSPH1 gene encoding radial spoke head 1 homolog: MSDLGSEEFEEEAENDLGEYEGERNAAGERHGHGRARLPNGDTYEGEYANGVRNGRGTYRFKNGARYIGDFFDNKKHGQGVFMYPDGSKYEGEWVGDQRHGNGVYYYVNGDTYTGEWLNHYRHGQGTYLYAETGSKYVGGWVNGQQEGAAELIHLNHRYQGKFVNGNPVGRGKYVFDIGCEQHGEYTHLDQDKGEEEEEEESQSIIPKWKAKNITKLTLWTPGIEKPPPPEEPPAAEEIPATAVAEEPVAEEPVAEEPVEVGEPPAEATEPIEDLSPSKEGEEEEEGGKEDQVDQANTSLEEKEEESKESEEAEISKEE, encoded by the exons ATGTCGGACCTGGGCTCGGAGGAGTtcgaggaggaggcggagaacGACTTGGGG GAATATGAAGGTGAACGCAATGCAGCAGGTGAACGACATGGACATGGAAGAGCACGGTTACCCAACGGTGATACATATGAAGGAGAGTATGCCAATGGTGTGAGAAATGGGCGG GGGACCTACAGATTTAAAAATGGTGCTCGCTACATTGGAGACTTCTTTGACAACAAAAAGCATGGTCAAGGCGTTTTTATGTATCCAGATGGATCAAAATATGAAG GAGAATGGGTGGGAGACCAAAGACATGGCAATGGAGTTTACTACTACGTGAATGGAGACACCTACACTGGAGAATGGCTTAACCACTATAG GCACGGGCAAGGTACATACCTCTATGCAGAGACTGGCTCTAAATATGTTGGTGGCTGGGTAAATGGGCAACAGGAAGGAGCAGCTGAACTTATTCATCTAAACCACAGATACCAGGGCAAATTTGTGAATGGAAAT CCGGTAGGTCGTGGAAAGTATGTCTTCGATATTGGGTGTGAACAGCATGGTGAATACACACATCTAGATCAG gataaaggggaagaagaggaagaggaggaatctCAGTCAATTATTCCAAAATGGAAAGCAAAAAATATTACTAAATTAACTCTGTGGACACCCGGGATTGAAAAACCACCACCTCCTGAAGAGCCTCCGGCAGCAGAAGAGATACCAGCAACTGCAG TTGCTGAGGAACCTGTTGCTGAGGAACCTGTTGCTGAGGAACCTGTTGAGGTTGGGGAACCTCCTGCTGAAGCTACAGAACCCATTGAAGATCTGTCTCCATCTaaggagggagaagaagaggaggaagggggcAAAGAAGATCAAGTAGATCAGG CAAATACTAGtttagaggagaaggaggaagaatcGAAGGAATCAGAGGAGGCAGAAATAAGTAAAGAAGAATAA